The genomic interval CCTTCTCGGCCGGGCGGTGGCCGCAGGGACGCTCTTCTGCGACCGGCAAGGGTGCGAGGAGGCAATCCGGGCCCTGTCCAACCCCAAGTTCGTCGAGGCCAACCTGGAGGGCTTCCGGGCCGGGCTGGAAAGCTGAATCTGCCACGGAGACACGGAGACACGGAGACACAGAGAAAGACGATGCCAGTCGGCTTTTGTCCCCCTTTGCCGTCGCCGGAGCGCAGTGGACGGTTTGGGAAAGAGTCGGGCAAATGTCTGAGCGAAGCGAGTTTTTGCCCGCCCCCGAAACGTCCGCGGAGCGGAGGGGACCCGCCGCAGGCGGGCGGTGGCAATGGGGGCGCCCTTTTGATCCAAACTTTTGGGCGGTCAAAAGGTTGGTCGCCGTCAGGGGGCGAGACCCCTGGCCTGAGATTGATCATTTTTTTAAAGTGAAAAAGTGAGAGCATGACCCTCAAGGAGAAGATCCTCTACTTCCTCTACCTCCACCGCACCGGCCTGACGGTGTTGGCGCTTTCGGTCGCGCTCGGCCTTTTTCCCCTCGTCCAGGACAACCCCTACATCCTCGGCCTGACCAACCTGATCGCCATCTACACGATCGTTGTTCTCGGCCTGAACCTCTTTATCGGCTATGCGGGGCAGATCTCCCTCGGACACGCCGCCTTCTTCGGGCTGGGGGCCTACGGTTCCGCCCTGCTGACGGTGGAGGCCGGGGTGCCGTCCTGGCCGGCCATGGTCCTCGTGGCTGCAATCGTGTCCCTTGTCGCCCTCGTCATCGGTCTGGCCGCTCTGCGCCTGGCGGGGCACTATCTGGCCATGGCCACTCTGGGCTTCAACATCGTCGTCTACACGGTCCTGGTGCAGTGGGACGAGGTGACCGGGGGGCCGAGCGGGTTCGCCGGCATTCCCTCCCTTTCCGTCGCCGGGGTCGGGATCGACGACGAGATCAAGCTGCACTACGTGGTCTGGGGCATCGCCCTTCTCTGCCTGACCCTCGGGCTCAACCTGGTGCGCAGCGGGGTGGGGCGTGGCCTGGCCGCCCTGGCCGGGGACGAGACCGCCGCCGGCGCCCTCGGGGTCGATACCCGGCGGGCCAAGATCAAGGTCTTAGTCCTTTCGGCGGCCTTCGCCTCGGTGGCCGGAAGCCTCTACGCTCACACCTTCAACTTCGTCAACCCCGACACCTTCGGCATCTTCGCCTCTGTCGATTTCGTCATCATGGTCGTGGTGGGGGGGCTCGGTTCGATCTGGGGGAGCCTCTTCGGGGCGGCCATCATCACCTGGCTCCCCGAACTGATCGATGTTTTCGAGGCCTATAAGGAGATCATCCACGGCCTGGTCCTGGTCCTTGTCCTGATGTTCCTCCCCCAGGGCCTGGTTTCGGGGATCGTGGACGTCGCTCGGGTCCGGATCGCCCGCTGGAAGGGACGGCATGCTTCGGCTGGCTGAGATTGGCAAGCGTTTCGGCGGTCTGCCGGCCCTCGACGGGGTCTCTTTCGAAGTGGCCCGGGGGAGCGTCACCGCCCTGATCGGACCGAACGGCGCCGGCAAGTCGACCCTGATCAACGCGGTCAGCGGGGTCTGCCCGCCCGATACCGGCTCGGTCCTCTTCGCCGGGGAGGAGATCGCCGGCCGCCCCCCCCATGAGATCGCCCGGCTGGGGATCGCCCGCACCTTCCAGAACCTGCGGCTCTTTCCCCGCATGTCGGTCCTCGACAACGTCCTTTGCGGGCTGACCCCCCAGGGGGGGCGCTCCTTCGTCGGGGCCCTGCTGCGCCTTCCCGCGACCCGCAACCGGGAGCGGCGCCTCAAACTCCTCGCCATGGAGTCCCTCGACGCCTTCGGCCTTTCCTCCCTCTCGGACTGGCCGGTGGCGGTCCTGCCCTACGGGGACAGGAAGCGGGTGGAACTGGCCCGGGCCTTCGTCTCGGAGCCGCGCCTGGTCCTGCTCGACGAGCCGGTGGCCGGGCTCAACCCCGAGGAGACCTCCGAGATCGCCGCCCAGATCATGCGCCTCAAGGCCCAGGGGCACACCATGCTCCTGGTGGAGCACGACATGGACTTGGTGATGGGGGTCGCCGACCGGGTTGTGGTCCTCGACAGCGGAAAGTGCATCGCCCGGGGCACCCCTGACGAGATCCGCGTCAACCCCCTGGTGCTGGAGGCGTACCTGGGGCGGATGAGCGCGACGGCTTAAAAGCAGCTGTAAGCTGCAAGTTTGAAGCTTGAAACTCACGGATCACGGCCTTTCCCGTATGCAAAGAGGTTGAAGTCTCATGCTGAAGATCGAAAACCTCCAGGTTCACTACGGCGCCGCCCAGGCCCTGTTCGGCATCGACCTTCAGGTCGCCGCCGGGGAGACCGTGGCCCTGGTCGGGGCCAACGGCGCCGGCAAGAGCACCTTGCTCAAGGCGGTCATGGGGCTGGTGCGGCCGAGCGGGGGCCGGATTCTCTTCGACGGGCGGGATGTGACCGGCTGCTCCCCGGCGCGGATGGTGAAGTTCGGCCTGGCCCTCTCCCCCGAGGGGCGGGAGATGTTCGGCGACCTGACCGTCCGCGAGAACCTGGAGCTCGGCACCCTTCCCCTGCGCCTCGGCCGGAGCGAGACGGACCGCCGCATGGAGGAGGTCTTCGAGCGCTTCCCCAAGCTTCGCCAGCGCCTCGAGCAGAAGACCGCCACCATGAGCGGCGGCGAGCAGCAGATGGTGGCCATGGGCCGGGCGCTGATGGCCCGCCCGCGCCTGCTGCTGCTCGACGAGCCCAGCCTGGGGCTTGCCCCCTTGGTCACGGACGAAATATTTGCTATCATTCACCAGCTTTCCCGCGCCGGCACCACCATCCTGCTCGTGGAGCAGAACGCCGCCCGCGCCCTGACCGCCTCGAGTTCGGCGTACCTGCTGGCCAACGGCCGCATCGTCGATTCGGGCGAGAGCGGCCAGCTCCTCGGCGACCCCGCCCTGCGAAGGGCCTTTCTCGGCGCCGCCTCGGAGCAGAGGCCGGAGGCGAGCCGCCTGGGGGGCGCCGGCCTGACCAATATCCGACTGGAGAAACCCCGCATGACCCGGACTTTCATGCCCGACTTTAAAAGCCCAGAGGAACTGCACGCCCAGCAGCTGGCCGGCCTGCAGTGGACCGTCCGCCACGCCCACGAGGGCTCGAGCTTCTACCGGCAGAGCTTCGAAAAAGCCGGGGTGGGACCCGCCGACATCCGCTCCCTGGCCGACCTGGAAAAACTCCCCTTCACCACCGCCGACGACCTGCGCGACGGCTACCCCTTTCCCCTGAGGGCCGTCCCCTTCGAGCAGATCGCGCGGGTCCACGCCAGCAGCGGCACCACCGGCAAGCGCAAGGTGCTGGCCTATACCCAGAAGGACCTCGACGACTGGACCGACTTCTTCGCCCGCTGCTACGAGATGGCCGGGGTGGGGCCGCTCGACCGGGTGCAGGTCGCCGTCGGCTACGGCGTGTGGACCGCGGGGATGGGCTTTCAGCTCGGCTGCGAGAAGGTCGGCGCCATGGCGGTGCCGGCCGGGCCGGGCAACATCGACATGCAGATCCAGTTCCTGGTCGATTTCCAGTCGACGGTCTTCTGCTCCACCGCCTCCATGGCCCTGCTCATGGCCGAGGAAATCCACAAGCGCGGCCTCGCCGACAAGATCGCGATCAAGAAGATCATCTACGGCTCGGAACGCTCCAGCGTCTCCATGCGGCGCAAGATCTCCGAGCTCTTCGGCGGCGCCGAGCTCTTCGACATCACCGGTCTGACCGAGCTCTACGGTCCGGGCACGGGGATCGAGTGCTCCGACCACGACTGCATCCACTACTGGGGGGACTACTACATCCTCGAGATCGTCGATCCCGAGACCCTCTGCCCCGTCCCCGACGGCGAGTGGGGGGAGATGGTGGTGACCAGCCTGCGCAAGGAGGCCGCCCCCCTGATCCGCTACCGCACCCGGGACATCACCCGGATCATCCCCGGGCCCTGCTCCTGCGGCTCGCTCCTTCCCCGCCACTCGCGCATCAAGGGGCGCTCGGACGACACCTTCAAGTTCCGCGGGGTCAACATCTACCCCAGCAGCGTCGACAACATCCTCTCGCAGGTTCCCGGGCTCGGCTCCGAGTACCAGGTGCACCTTTCCCGGGACGCCGGGTCGGGCCGCGACAGCATGAAGCTGGTCGTCGAGCGCGGCCAGGGGGTCGACAGGGGCCGGGTCCCCGACCTGCTCAAGGAGACGATTCACCAGATGAAGAAACAGCTGCTGGTTACCCCGGAGGTCGAGGTCGTGGAGTACGGAACCCTGCCCCGCTCCGAGCGCAAGAGTCAGAGGGTTTTTGACACCCGCATCGAGGACGACATCGTTTAGGGCAGCTATAAGTTTTAAGTTTTAAGTTTTAAGTTTTTAGCTGATAGCTGGTTGTATTCCCTTTTCCAAGGAGGAATGGCATGAAAAAAGGATTGGTGTATCTCGCGGCGGCCCTGCTGGCCTTTGCCTTGGCGACCCCGGCAATAGCCAAGGACACGGTGAAGATCGGGGCCTTCTTCGATCTTTCCGGTCCCGCCAGCTTTATCGGCACCCCGACCAAGCTGGTCGCCGAGATGGTCGTCGACAAGATTAACAAGGAGGGGGGGGTTAACGGCAAGCCGATCGAACTGGTCATCGGCGACACCGAGGGCGACCCGGCCAAGGCGGCCAACATCGCCAAGAAGTTCATCTACAAGGACAAGGTGGCGGCGCTCATCGGCCCGACCCGTACCGGCACCGGGATGAACGTCAAGGGGATCGTCGAGAAGGCGGGGATGCCGACTTTCATGACTGTCGGCGGCGACCCTGTCATCATGGGGGGCAAGTTCGGCCCCTACACCTACGTCTTCAAGTCCCCGCAGCGTTCGGAGGTCGCCGTCCGCACCCTTTTCGGCTACCTCAAGGAAAAGGGGCTGACCAAGGTCGCCCTGCTCTCGGCCGCCGACGGCTTCGGCAAGGACGGCGCCCGCTGGATGGACAAGCTCGCCCCCGAGTTCGGCATCGAGCTGGTGGTCAAAGAGTCCTTCGGCCCGAAGGACACCGACATGACCTCCCAGCTGACCAAGGCCAAGAACGCCGGGCCCCAGGCGATCATCAGCTGGACCATCGGCCCCGCCGGCTCCATCGTGGCCAAGAACCGCGCCCAGCTCGGTATCAAGGCTCCCCTCTTCCAGTGTCACGGCCTGCCCGACCCCAAGTACATCGAGCTGGCCGGCGCCGCCTCCGAGGGGGATCGCATGCCCGCCACCAAGCTGATGGTGGTCGAGGAACTGGCCGACAGCGACCCCCAGAAACCGGTGATCCGCGAGTTCGTGCGCCTCTACAGCGAGGTCTACGGCTACGACAAACAGTTCCCCATCAACACCCACTCGGGCTACGCCTGGGACGCCATCACCATCGTCGCCAACGCCATGAAGAAGGCCGGCACCGAGGCGAAGGCCCTGCGCGCCGCCATCGAGCAGACCAAGGGCTATGTCGGCGTCTCCGGGGTCTACAACCTCACCGCCGAGGACCACAACGGCCTCGGCCTCGATTCCATGGTGATGCTCGAGGTCAGGGACGGCAAGTTCGTTCTGGCCAAGTAGGGCAGAGACGCTGACCAGCTGCGCCCGGCGGTAGCCCGCCGGGCGCTTTTTTTTCGGGGTTGGTGTAGGCCTGCCGATTCCCAGGGGAGGGCCCCGCTGGCGGCGCCCCGCGATTCGGTTACACTTAAGCACGACCCTGTCCCAGGAGAAAACGGATGCAACTCTACCTCATGCAACACGGCCAGGCTCTGGCCGAGGAACTCGATCCCGAGCAACCCCTCAGCCCCGAGGGGGTGGCGCAGATCAAGGCCTCGGCCCGGGCCATGAAGAGGATGGGAATCAATCTCGATCTCATCGTCTCCAGCCCCAAGAGGCGCTCCCACCAGACCGCCGCCCTGGTGGCCGAGGCGGTCAACTACCCCTACAGCGACATCGTCGAGACCGAGGCCGTCAAGCCTCTCGCCTCCGCCCGGGAGAGCCTCGATTTCCTGATGCGCCAGAAAGACTGCCGCTCCGTCCTTGTCGCCGGGCATCTGCCCTGCCTCGCCGAGATCGCCTCGGCCCTGCTCGCCGGCGATGGGAAGGTCTCGCTCGGGTTCGCCAACGGCGGGCTCTGCCTGCTCGAGGCTCCCAGTTTGGCAGGGGCCGACGCTGAGTTACGGTACTTCCTCTCCCCCCAACAGATGAGCCTCATCGCCACGGGCTGAATCTTCCGCTTGTTAAAGAAAACTGTTAAAAAAAGCTTGTTTTTCGGTGCTCTTTCATGTTAGTAGGGGGCAAGTTGAACAAGTTTGTGTAGACTTTTGTGGCCAGGCAGATTGACCGTCAGTTTGTTACCAAACCGCGCAGAACTGCCATACCGTGTGGTTTTCCTTTGGCAACACAACTTCCTGCACAAACAAGAAAGCTCCCCGCGGGGGAGGCAAAGGAGAAAAACATGGCTGAAGGTACAGTGAAGTGGTTCAATGAGTCCAAGGGATTTGGTTTCATCGAGCAGGACAATGGGCCTGACGTGTTCGTGCATTTTTCCGCCATCCAGTCCGAAGGGTTCAAAACCCTGAATGAAGGCGACCGGGTTGAGTTCGACGTGACCGAGGGCCAGAAGGGCCCCCAGTCCGCCAACGTGCGCAAAATCTAACCGCGGCGCTCAAAAGAGGTTAAATCCA from Desulfuromonas sp. carries:
- a CDS encoding ABC transporter substrate-binding protein, translating into MKKGLVYLAAALLAFALATPAIAKDTVKIGAFFDLSGPASFIGTPTKLVAEMVVDKINKEGGVNGKPIELVIGDTEGDPAKAANIAKKFIYKDKVAALIGPTRTGTGMNVKGIVEKAGMPTFMTVGGDPVIMGGKFGPYTYVFKSPQRSEVAVRTLFGYLKEKGLTKVALLSAADGFGKDGARWMDKLAPEFGIELVVKESFGPKDTDMTSQLTKAKNAGPQAIISWTIGPAGSIVAKNRAQLGIKAPLFQCHGLPDPKYIELAGAASEGDRMPATKLMVVEELADSDPQKPVIREFVRLYSEVYGYDKQFPINTHSGYAWDAITIVANAMKKAGTEAKALRAAIEQTKGYVGVSGVYNLTAEDHNGLGLDSMVMLEVRDGKFVLAK
- the sixA gene encoding phosphohistidine phosphatase SixA, which codes for MQLYLMQHGQALAEELDPEQPLSPEGVAQIKASARAMKRMGINLDLIVSSPKRRSHQTAALVAEAVNYPYSDIVETEAVKPLASARESLDFLMRQKDCRSVLVAGHLPCLAEIASALLAGDGKVSLGFANGGLCLLEAPSLAGADAELRYFLSPQQMSLIATG
- a CDS encoding ATP-binding cassette domain-containing protein, with the protein product MLKIENLQVHYGAAQALFGIDLQVAAGETVALVGANGAGKSTLLKAVMGLVRPSGGRILFDGRDVTGCSPARMVKFGLALSPEGREMFGDLTVRENLELGTLPLRLGRSETDRRMEEVFERFPKLRQRLEQKTATMSGGEQQMVAMGRALMARPRLLLLDEPSLGLAPLVTDEIFAIIHQLSRAGTTILLVEQNAARALTASSSAYLLANGRIVDSGESGQLLGDPALRRAFLGAASEQRPEASRLGGAGLTNIRLEKPRMTRTFMPDFKSPEELHAQQLAGLQWTVRHAHEGSSFYRQSFEKAGVGPADIRSLADLEKLPFTTADDLRDGYPFPLRAVPFEQIARVHASSGTTGKRKVLAYTQKDLDDWTDFFARCYEMAGVGPLDRVQVAVGYGVWTAGMGFQLGCEKVGAMAVPAGPGNIDMQIQFLVDFQSTVFCSTASMALLMAEEIHKRGLADKIAIKKIIYGSERSSVSMRRKISELFGGAELFDITGLTELYGPGTGIECSDHDCIHYWGDYYILEIVDPETLCPVPDGEWGEMVVTSLRKEAAPLIRYRTRDITRIIPGPCSCGSLLPRHSRIKGRSDDTFKFRGVNIYPSSVDNILSQVPGLGSEYQVHLSRDAGSGRDSMKLVVERGQGVDRGRVPDLLKETIHQMKKQLLVTPEVEVVEYGTLPRSERKSQRVFDTRIEDDIV
- a CDS encoding ABC transporter ATP-binding protein, with protein sequence MLRLAEIGKRFGGLPALDGVSFEVARGSVTALIGPNGAGKSTLINAVSGVCPPDTGSVLFAGEEIAGRPPHEIARLGIARTFQNLRLFPRMSVLDNVLCGLTPQGGRSFVGALLRLPATRNRERRLKLLAMESLDAFGLSSLSDWPVAVLPYGDRKRVELARAFVSEPRLVLLDEPVAGLNPEETSEIAAQIMRLKAQGHTMLLVEHDMDLVMGVADRVVVLDSGKCIARGTPDEIRVNPLVLEAYLGRMSATA
- a CDS encoding cold-shock protein translates to MAEGTVKWFNESKGFGFIEQDNGPDVFVHFSAIQSEGFKTLNEGDRVEFDVTEGQKGPQSANVRKI
- a CDS encoding branched-chain amino acid ABC transporter permease; the protein is MTLKEKILYFLYLHRTGLTVLALSVALGLFPLVQDNPYILGLTNLIAIYTIVVLGLNLFIGYAGQISLGHAAFFGLGAYGSALLTVEAGVPSWPAMVLVAAIVSLVALVIGLAALRLAGHYLAMATLGFNIVVYTVLVQWDEVTGGPSGFAGIPSLSVAGVGIDDEIKLHYVVWGIALLCLTLGLNLVRSGVGRGLAALAGDETAAGALGVDTRRAKIKVLVLSAAFASVAGSLYAHTFNFVNPDTFGIFASVDFVIMVVVGGLGSIWGSLFGAAIITWLPELIDVFEAYKEIIHGLVLVLVLMFLPQGLVSGIVDVARVRIARWKGRHASAG